In Cololabis saira isolate AMF1-May2022 chromosome 10, fColSai1.1, whole genome shotgun sequence, a single window of DNA contains:
- the LOC133451957 gene encoding uncharacterized protein LOC133451957, which yields MHFHVSVALLLCRVSWALPRPVDAIVLQIQRWGVVGAQQSGERVLLNGVLLTRSDEIDNIIKTVSTAALIPANINLNQISALKDHTILRSRECILEGAQLHWTDRVFYDGTVYLTLDHNDTWTAQVSHALALKVLWDLEVRRTKTERISLQEGCLHLMRELNLANQQSVLEIPLPRLLIPILGVVTFFGLIIVSLLVYKKQGGRHPGGVIGSIIHYPKDMVDMATETKTCGYRTL from the exons ATGCATTTTCATGTCTCTGTTGCGTTACTGCTGTGCCGCGTGTCGTGGGCTCTTCCTCGTCCAGTAG ATGCCATCGTGCTGCAGATCCAGCGGTGGGGAGTGGTTGGAGCGCAGCAATCTGGTGAGCGGGTTCTTCTCAATGGAGTCTTGCTCAccagatcagatgagatcgacAACATTATCAAAACTGTATCAACTGCTGCTCTTATACCAGCTAATATCAACCTCAACCAGATTTCAGCTCTGA AGGATCACACCATCCTTCGCTCCCGAGAATGCATTCTGGAGGGAGCTCAGCTCCACTGGACAGATCGTGTGTTTTATGACGGTACGGTCTACTTGACTCTGGACCACAATGACACATGGACGGCTCAGGTATCCCATGCACTGGCCCTCAAAGTGCTTTGGGATCTGGAAGTGCGGCGGACAAAGACTGAGAGGATCAGCCTGCAGGAGGGATGCCTTCATCTGATGAGGGAGCTGAACCTTGCCAATCAACAGTCAG TTTTAGAAATTCCTTTGCCTCGGCTTCTGATTCCAATCTTGGGTGTTGTGACATTTTTTGGACTTATTATAGTAAGCTTACTTGTCTACAAAAAACAGG GTGGGAGACACCCTGGAG GTGTTATTGGGTCAATTATACATTATCCCAAGGACATGGTGGACATGGCCACAGAGACAAAAACCTGTGGTTACCGGACCCTCTGA